A single region of the Amphiprion ocellaris isolate individual 3 ecotype Okinawa chromosome 4, ASM2253959v1, whole genome shotgun sequence genome encodes:
- the dnajb14 gene encoding dnaJ homolog subfamily B member 14 encodes MEGNRDEAEKCINIATKALEAGDKEKALKFLNKAEKLFPTARAKALLDALTKNGSSAGNGAYRRRPAERSETTGAQPEGESQEPGGGESSKGFTKEQVEGVQRIKRCKDYYEVLSVSKEANEDELKKAYRKLALKFHPDKNHAPGATEAFKKIGNAYAVLSNADKRRQYDLTGGEEPSSPSHSHGGGFDFHRGFEADITPEDLFNMFFGGGFPSSSAHTFTNGRTSYSHQTDYRQERTEERGDGGFSMFIQLMPIVVLILVSILSQMMVSPPPYSLYSRPSTGQTVKRQTENLRVDYYVTRDFKSEFKGSALQQIEKNVEDDYVSNVRNNCWKERQTKTDLLYAAKVYRDDRMRKKAELMTMDNCRELDRLNNLFRGG; translated from the exons aTGGAAGGGAACAGGGACGAGGCAGAGAAATGTATAAACATAGCGACGAAAGCCCTCGAAGCCGGAGACAAGGAGAAAGCGCTCAAGTTTCTCAACAAGGCGGAGAAACTCTTCCCAACCGCCAGAGCCAAAG CTTTGTTGGATGCGTTAACAAAAAATGGAAGCTCGGCAGGTAACGGCGCATATCGCAGGAGACCAGCAGAGCGCTCAGAAACTACCGGTGCTCAGCCAGAAGGAGAAAGCCaagaacctggaggaggtgAATCTTCCAAAGGGTTCACCAAAGAGCAGGTTGAAGGCGTGCAAAG AATAAAGCGGTGTAAGGACTACTATGAAGTGCTTAGTGTCAGCAAAGAAGCTAATGAGGATGAGCTGAAGAAAGCCTACAGGAAACTAGCGCTCAAGTTCCACCCAGATAAAAATCATGCACCTGGAGCAACAGAGGCCTTTAAAA AGATTGGAAATGCATATGCAGTGCTGAGCAACGCAGACAAGAGACGGCAGTATGACCTGACAGGAGGGGAGGAGCCGAGCAGCCCCAGTCACTCGCATGGAGGAGGTTTTGACTTCCACAGGGGCTTCGAGGCAGACATCACCCCTGAGGACCTCTTCAACATGTTCTTTGGAGGCGGCTTCCCCTCCT CAAGCGCACACACTTTCACCAACGGCAGAACGAGCTACAGTCATCAGACGGATTACCGACAAGAGAGgacagaagaaagaggagat GGTGGTTTTTCAATGTTTATTCAGCTGATGCCAATCGTGGTCCTGATTTTAGTGTCAATACTGAGCCAGATGATGGTTTCCCCTCCACCCTACAGCCTTTACTCTCGGCC atCCACGGGTCAGACCGTAAAAAGGCAGACAGAAAACCTGCGAGTCGACTACTACGTCACTAGAGATTTCAAGTCAGAGTTTAAGGGCTCAGCACTGCAGCAAATTGAGAAAAATGTAGAAGACGACTATGTATCTAATGTCAGAAATAACTGTTGGAAGGAGAGACAGACAA AAACAGACCTGCTTTATGCTGCTAAGGTTTACAGGGATGACCGAATGCGCAAGAAGGCAGAACTCATGACCATGGACAACTGCAGGGAGCTGGACAGACTAAATAACCTGTTCAGAGGCGGATGA
- the LOC111578804 gene encoding tetratricopeptide repeat protein 39B isoform X1, whose translation METQAKSLQQVDLSHSSKDGLSPAVDLEAALKDSSAALDLFLNNRFADALALLRPWKDQSMYHATGYSSILVMQAGMTFEPKDMDAAMTSLGESLQTCQRFRKKTGIVESLTNLWYRQPVENLTEEEMHAELCYAEVLLQKAALTFLDESIISFIKGGMRIRNSYQIFKNCQMMEIATKEGGSQKSTHVHFRGGVSMGIGSFNLMLSLLPARVLRLMEFLGFSGDREVGLSELREGAASSSLRSILSTLTLLMYHLYITVILGIGDGNLTEAETLLEPYKQKFPNGALILFYTARIAVLKGNFTFAQEKFLACIASQEEWRQIHHLCYWELMWAYSFEQNWREAYRYADLLCKESKWSQAIYVYQKAAILSMLPEEEVTKLRENVVELFRQVDGLKLRIAGKSIPTEKFAAKKAQRYSSSNPVKLVVPALEMMYVWNGFTVVGKRPRLMEGILSTLEKAEEQLQEDPNPSEYHLDDQCVVQLLKGLCLRELGHLVQAEICFNHVISSESNIKHDNYLVPFTMYELGLLYKQKGDISKAITVIENAKTNYKDYNMESRLHFRIHAALNTMGSFAAKLPPSRTPA comes from the exons ATGGAGACGCAAGCCAAATCCCTACAGCAG GTGGACTTAAGCCATTCCAGTAAGGATGGACT ATCCCCTGCAGTAGATTTAGAGGCAGCTCTGAAGGATTCCTCCGCTGCCCTTGATCTGTTCCTGAACAACAGGTTTGCGGATGCGCTGGCTCTTTTAAGACCCTG GAAGGATCAGAGCATGTACCATGCAACGGGCTACAGCAGCATCTTGGTGATGCAGGCAGGTATGACCTTTGAGCCAAAGGACATGGATGCTGCGATGACGTCGCTGGGAGAGTCTCTGCAGACCTGCCAGAG ATTTCGGAAGAAAACTGGAATAGTGGAGAGCTTGACCAACCTGTGGTACAGACAAccagttgaaaatctgacagaag AAGAGATGCATGCAGAACTGTGCTATGCTGAGGTGTTGCTGCAGAAAGCTGCTCTCACCTTCCTGGATGAAAGTATCATCAGCTTCATCAAAGGAGGGATGAGAATCCGAAACAGTTATCAGATTTTCAA GAATTGTCAGATGATGGAAATTGCCACGAAAGAGGGGGGCAGTCAGAAGAGCACACACGTTCACTTCAGGGGCGGGGTCAGCATGGGCATCGGATCATTTAATCTG ATGTTGTCCCTGCTTCCGGCCAGAGTCCTCAGACTGATGGAGTTTCTGGGTTTCTCTGGAGACAGG GAAGTGGGTTTGTCAGAGCTGAGGGAGGGAgcagccagcagcagcctgcGCTCCATCCTCAGCACCCTGACTCTGCTGATGTATCACCTCTACATCACTGTGATACTGG GTATTGGTGATGGAAACCTCACTGAGGCTGAAACTCTGCTGGAACCCTACAAGCAAAAGTTCCCTAAT GGAGCCCTCATTCTGTTCTACACTGCAAGAATTGCTGTGCTCAAAGGGAACTTCACCTTT GCCCAGGAGAAGTTCCTGGCATGTATCGCCTCTCAGGAAGAGTGGCGTCAGATTCACCACCTGTGTTACTGGGAGCTGATGTGGGCCTACTCCTTCGAGCAAAATTGGAGAGAAGCTTATCGATACGCCGACCTGCTGTGCAAGGAGAGCAAGTGGTCCCAG GCCATCTATGTATATCAGAAAGCTGCCATCTTGAGCATGCTCCCAGAGGAAGAAGTGACTAAACTCAGAGAAAATGTTGTAGAATTATTCAG ACAGGTGGATGGTCTCAAACTGAGAATTGCTGGGAAGTCAATTCCAACGGAGAAGTTTGCAGCAAAGAAGGCTCAGAGATATTCTTCCTCGAACCCTGTCAAACTTGTCGTCCCGGCACTG GAAATGATGTACGTGTGGAATGGCTTCACAGTGGTCGGCAAAAGACCGAGGTTGATGGAAGGCATCTTGTCAACTTTGGAGAAAGCAGAGGAGCAGCTCCAAGAGGATCCAA ACCCATCAGAGTATCACCTGGATGACCAGTGTGTTGTCCAGCTGCTGAAGGGTTTGTGTCTAAGAGAGCTGGGGCATCTGGTTCAGGCTGAGATCTGCTTCAATCACGTCATTTCCAG tgaaagtAATATAAAGCATGACAACTATCTGGTGCCATTCACCATGTATGAGCTGGGCCTTTTGTACAAGCAGAAAGGTGACATCAGCAAGGCCATCACCGTGATTGAAAATGCCAA GACAAACTACAAAGACTACAACATGGAGTCAAGGCTCCACTTCCGCATCCATGCAGCTCTCAACACCATGGGCTCCTTTGCAGCCAAACTTCCTCCTTCACGTACGCCGGCTTAA
- the LOC111578804 gene encoding tetratricopeptide repeat protein 39B isoform X2 encodes MYHATGYSSILVMQAGMTFEPKDMDAAMTSLGESLQTCQRFRKKTGIVESLTNLWYRQPVENLTEEEMHAELCYAEVLLQKAALTFLDESIISFIKGGMRIRNSYQIFKNCQMMEIATKEGGSQKSTHVHFRGGVSMGIGSFNLMLSLLPARVLRLMEFLGFSGDREVGLSELREGAASSSLRSILSTLTLLMYHLYITVILGIGDGNLTEAETLLEPYKQKFPNGALILFYTARIAVLKGNFTFAQEKFLACIASQEEWRQIHHLCYWELMWAYSFEQNWREAYRYADLLCKESKWSQAIYVYQKAAILSMLPEEEVTKLRENVVELFRQVDGLKLRIAGKSIPTEKFAAKKAQRYSSSNPVKLVVPALEMMYVWNGFTVVGKRPRLMEGILSTLEKAEEQLQEDPNPSEYHLDDQCVVQLLKGLCLRELGHLVQAEICFNHVISSESNIKHDNYLVPFTMYELGLLYKQKGDISKAITVIENAKTNYKDYNMESRLHFRIHAALNTMGSFAAKLPPSRTPA; translated from the exons ATGTACCATGCAACGGGCTACAGCAGCATCTTGGTGATGCAGGCAGGTATGACCTTTGAGCCAAAGGACATGGATGCTGCGATGACGTCGCTGGGAGAGTCTCTGCAGACCTGCCAGAG ATTTCGGAAGAAAACTGGAATAGTGGAGAGCTTGACCAACCTGTGGTACAGACAAccagttgaaaatctgacagaag AAGAGATGCATGCAGAACTGTGCTATGCTGAGGTGTTGCTGCAGAAAGCTGCTCTCACCTTCCTGGATGAAAGTATCATCAGCTTCATCAAAGGAGGGATGAGAATCCGAAACAGTTATCAGATTTTCAA GAATTGTCAGATGATGGAAATTGCCACGAAAGAGGGGGGCAGTCAGAAGAGCACACACGTTCACTTCAGGGGCGGGGTCAGCATGGGCATCGGATCATTTAATCTG ATGTTGTCCCTGCTTCCGGCCAGAGTCCTCAGACTGATGGAGTTTCTGGGTTTCTCTGGAGACAGG GAAGTGGGTTTGTCAGAGCTGAGGGAGGGAgcagccagcagcagcctgcGCTCCATCCTCAGCACCCTGACTCTGCTGATGTATCACCTCTACATCACTGTGATACTGG GTATTGGTGATGGAAACCTCACTGAGGCTGAAACTCTGCTGGAACCCTACAAGCAAAAGTTCCCTAAT GGAGCCCTCATTCTGTTCTACACTGCAAGAATTGCTGTGCTCAAAGGGAACTTCACCTTT GCCCAGGAGAAGTTCCTGGCATGTATCGCCTCTCAGGAAGAGTGGCGTCAGATTCACCACCTGTGTTACTGGGAGCTGATGTGGGCCTACTCCTTCGAGCAAAATTGGAGAGAAGCTTATCGATACGCCGACCTGCTGTGCAAGGAGAGCAAGTGGTCCCAG GCCATCTATGTATATCAGAAAGCTGCCATCTTGAGCATGCTCCCAGAGGAAGAAGTGACTAAACTCAGAGAAAATGTTGTAGAATTATTCAG ACAGGTGGATGGTCTCAAACTGAGAATTGCTGGGAAGTCAATTCCAACGGAGAAGTTTGCAGCAAAGAAGGCTCAGAGATATTCTTCCTCGAACCCTGTCAAACTTGTCGTCCCGGCACTG GAAATGATGTACGTGTGGAATGGCTTCACAGTGGTCGGCAAAAGACCGAGGTTGATGGAAGGCATCTTGTCAACTTTGGAGAAAGCAGAGGAGCAGCTCCAAGAGGATCCAA ACCCATCAGAGTATCACCTGGATGACCAGTGTGTTGTCCAGCTGCTGAAGGGTTTGTGTCTAAGAGAGCTGGGGCATCTGGTTCAGGCTGAGATCTGCTTCAATCACGTCATTTCCAG tgaaagtAATATAAAGCATGACAACTATCTGGTGCCATTCACCATGTATGAGCTGGGCCTTTTGTACAAGCAGAAAGGTGACATCAGCAAGGCCATCACCGTGATTGAAAATGCCAA GACAAACTACAAAGACTACAACATGGAGTCAAGGCTCCACTTCCGCATCCATGCAGCTCTCAACACCATGGGCTCCTTTGCAGCCAAACTTCCTCCTTCACGTACGCCGGCTTAA
- the snapc3 gene encoding snRNA-activating protein complex subunit 3 isoform X1, with product MAAAYPNANIPVYELAEVNTKPFHIGSFRQEWLNRLEPTDYSYQQQDEDTFHANFVEETGVGAETMAELKSICSIDSLRCHPEDQQPDMEVVPPDPTLKTLIQRKRRQDYRASRKVTKNRHDIYADELERLTAGKRPEDVTDLIPEGEVILTINVYYPAVFEKFTYNRSHMTLLMTGSHSLAEFRDAICCVSDLQVCGEFSNTPDVAPDFISKDHYKSAFFFFEGVFYNDMRFPECQDISVTTIEWAKARNFPPFTQAKMEDTRMADLKVKVGFPYLYCHQGDCEHLVIITDVRLSHRSDCLDRKLFPLLTHKHRIVTQKCAVCHIFIGRWFTTNDQFAPSDPCLFCDKCFRMLHYDAQGNKLGDFLAYPYVDRGAYN from the exons ATGGCGGCGGCATACCCAAACGCGAACATCCCCGTCTATGAATTAGCCGAAGTTAACACCAAACCGTTTCATATTGGCTCTTTCAGACAGGAGTGGCTGAACAGACTGGAGCCCACAGACTACTCCTACCAGCAGCAGGACGAGGACACGTTTCACGCCAATTTTGTCGAAGAAACGGGGGTCGGAGCGGAGACCATGGCCGAGCTCAAGTCCATCTGCAG TATTGATTCTCTTCGTTGCCATCCTGAAGATCAGCAGCCTGACATGGAAGTTGTTCCTCCAGACCCGACGCTGAAAACATTGAT aCAAAGGAAAAGGAGACAAGATTACAGAGCTTCTCGGAAAGTCACCAAGAACAGACATGACATCTACGCAGATGAACTG GAGCGTTTAACTGCTGGGAAGAGACCAGAAGATGTGACTGACTTGATCCCAGAAGGAGAAGTCATTCTAACCATCAATGTCTACTACCCAGCCGTTTTTGAGAAA TTTACCTACAACAGATCCCACATGACTCTGCTGATGACAGGCTCACACAGCTTGGCAGAGTTCAGGGACGCCATTTGCTGCGTCAGCGACTTGCAAGTATGTGGAGAGTTCAGCAACACGCCGGACGTGGCTCCAGACTTCATCAGCAAA GATCATTACAAATCTGCGTTCTTCTTCTTTGAAGGAGTTTTCTATAATGACATGCGGTTTCCTGAGTGCCAGGACATCAGCGT AACCACTATTGAATGGGCAAAGGCCCGTAACTTCCCTCCCTTCACTCAGGCCAAGATGGAGGACACAAGGATGGCGGATTTGAAAGTGAAAGTGGGATTCCCGTACCTCTACTGTCATCAGGGAGACTGTGAACATCTCGTCATCATCACAGATGTCCG ACTTTCCCATAGGAGCGACTGCCTGGACAGGAAACTGTTTCCGCTTCTCACTCACAAGCACCGGATCGTCACACAGAAGTGTGCCGTTTGCCACATCTTCATAGGCAG ATGGTTTACTACCAACGACCAGTTTGCTCCCAGTGACCCATGTCTGTTCTGTGACAAATGCTTCCGGATGCTGCACTATGACGCTCAAGGCAACAAACTGGGAGATTTCTTGGCCTATCCCTACGTGGACCGTGGTGCATATAACTAA
- the snapc3 gene encoding snRNA-activating protein complex subunit 3 isoform X2 — translation MAAAYPNANIPVYELAEVNTKPFHIGSFRQEWLNRLEPTDYSYQQQDEDTFHANFVEETGVGAETMAELKSICSIDSLRCHPEDQQPDMEVVPPDPTLKTLIQRKRRQDYRASRKVTKNRHDIYADELERLTAGKRPEDVTDLIPEGEVILTINVYYPAVFEKFTYNRSHMTLLMTGSHSLAEFRDAICCVSDLQVCGEFSNTPDVAPDFISKDHYKSAFFFFEGVFYNDMRFPECQDISVTTIEWAKARNFPPFTQAKMEDTRMADLKVKVGFPYLYCHQGDCEHLVIITDVRCVS, via the exons ATGGCGGCGGCATACCCAAACGCGAACATCCCCGTCTATGAATTAGCCGAAGTTAACACCAAACCGTTTCATATTGGCTCTTTCAGACAGGAGTGGCTGAACAGACTGGAGCCCACAGACTACTCCTACCAGCAGCAGGACGAGGACACGTTTCACGCCAATTTTGTCGAAGAAACGGGGGTCGGAGCGGAGACCATGGCCGAGCTCAAGTCCATCTGCAG TATTGATTCTCTTCGTTGCCATCCTGAAGATCAGCAGCCTGACATGGAAGTTGTTCCTCCAGACCCGACGCTGAAAACATTGAT aCAAAGGAAAAGGAGACAAGATTACAGAGCTTCTCGGAAAGTCACCAAGAACAGACATGACATCTACGCAGATGAACTG GAGCGTTTAACTGCTGGGAAGAGACCAGAAGATGTGACTGACTTGATCCCAGAAGGAGAAGTCATTCTAACCATCAATGTCTACTACCCAGCCGTTTTTGAGAAA TTTACCTACAACAGATCCCACATGACTCTGCTGATGACAGGCTCACACAGCTTGGCAGAGTTCAGGGACGCCATTTGCTGCGTCAGCGACTTGCAAGTATGTGGAGAGTTCAGCAACACGCCGGACGTGGCTCCAGACTTCATCAGCAAA GATCATTACAAATCTGCGTTCTTCTTCTTTGAAGGAGTTTTCTATAATGACATGCGGTTTCCTGAGTGCCAGGACATCAGCGT AACCACTATTGAATGGGCAAAGGCCCGTAACTTCCCTCCCTTCACTCAGGCCAAGATGGAGGACACAAGGATGGCGGATTTGAAAGTGAAAGTGGGATTCCCGTACCTCTACTGTCATCAGGGAGACTGTGAACATCTCGTCATCATCACAGATGTCCG ATGCGTAAGCTGA